A window of the Candida orthopsilosis Co 90-125, chromosome 1 draft sequence genome harbors these coding sequences:
- a CDS encoding Dfg5 N-linked mannoprotein of cell wall and membrane encodes MFGLNKLITTTIVLYTALVCSIDLNINDKDSICSAAKIVSDGMWNYYEGFKHGGTVGMFASPNYWWNAGEAFGGLVDYFTYCDSDNSTLEKWIYDGMYHQAGDNYNYIPSNQSTTEGNDDQGVWGMAIMEAVERNFTNPESHSWLEMAQAIFNTMDARWDTEHCGGGLRWQIFTWNSGYNYKNTISNGCLFHIAARLARYTGNESAYLPTAERVWNWMEEVNFLTEEDNGNLRIYDGANIEENCTDVTDLRWSYTYGVFMTGCAYLYNVTGDETWKFRTQEIVEAATSYFFNSTNKVMQETTCQPSKKCNNDQRSFRSLFSRCLGLTMVIIPDFEDMIRPYLETSAEAAAQSCSGGSDGVTCGENWSASGWDGVYGLGEQMSSLEVILSLIAEEPISVQTGGTNRSNYAAGTDTEDTTNKNKIDITGKDRAGAGVLTAIVLAILLGGGIWMIF; translated from the coding sequence ATGTTTGGACTAAATAAACTTATAACGACTACCATTGTATTGTACACAGCCCTTGTGTGCTCCATAGACTTAAACATCAATGACAAAGACTCCATATGTTCGGCCGCAAAGATAGTTTCTGATGGTATGTGGAACTACTACGAAGGTTTCAAACACGGAGGAACGGTTGGTATGTTTGCATCCCCAAACTATTGGTGGAATGCAGGTGAAGCTTTCGGTGGATTGGTGGATTATTTTACATACTGTGATTCAGATAATTCAACATTGGAAAAATGGATTTACGATGGAATGTATCATCAAGCTGGTGATAATTATAATTATATTCCCTCAAATCAGTCAACAACTGAAGGTAATGATGATCAAGGTGTCTGGGGTATGGCAATCATGGAGGCAGTGGAAAGGAACTTTACAAACCCAGAGCTGCACTCATGGCTAGAAATGGCACAGGCAATCTTCAATACAATGGATGCCAGATGGGACACTGAACattgtggtggtggtttgAGATGGCAAATCTTTACTTGGAACTCTGGCTACAATTATAAgaatacaatttcaaatggtTGTCTTTTCCACATTGCCGCAAGATTGGCTAGGTACACCGGTAATGAGTCGGCATATCTCCCTACAGCTGAGCGAGTGTGGAATTGGATGGAAGAGGTCAACTTCTTAACTGAGGAGGATAATGGAAACTTGCGTATCTATGACGGTGCAAACATCGAAGAAAACTGTACCGATGTGACAGATTTGAGATGGTCCTACACGTATGGGGTATTTATGACTGGATGTGCTTACTTGTATAATGTCACAGGTGATGAAACATGGAAATTTCGTACgcaagaaattgttgaagcGGCAACCTcatattttttcaactcaacTAACAAGGTGATGCAGGAAACCACTTGCCAACCTAGCAAAAAGTGTAACAACGATCAAAGATCTTTCCGTAGTTTGTTTTCACGTTGTCTCGGATTGACCATGGTAATCATACCTGATTTTGAGGACATGATAAGGCCATATTTGGAGACAAGTGCTGAAGCTGCAGCTCAATCGTGTTCAGGAGGATCTGACGGAGTCACATGCGGAGAGAATTGGTCTGCTAGTGGTTGGGATGGTGTCTATGGACTAGGTGAGCAGATGTCATCATTGGAAGTGATTCTATCCCTCATTGCAGAAGAGCCAATTAGCGTTCAAACAGGAGGAACAAATAGATCCAATTATGCTGCTGGTACTGACACAGAGGATACTACAAATAAAAACAAGATAGATATAACTGGTAAAGATAGAGCAGGAGCTGGTGTTTTGACAGCTATTGTATTGGCAATCTTATTGGGTGGTGGTATCTGGATGATAttttag
- a CDS encoding Hnm1 protein (incomplete, gene extends across a gap in the sequence; similar to C. parapsilosis CPAR2_213230 and C. albicans orf19.2072; S. cerevisiae homolog HNM1 has role ethanolamine transport, transmembrane transport, glycine betaine transport, choline transport) — protein sequence CLIFKRNQIQHGPFWLNKFGIGLFCNIVLVVWAIFTTIFYNFPSVMPVDAGNMNYSSAVFGVVFVIFFCDWIIRGRKEFIDIEERERYKDDLTNELSNQVSRIEVLMSHPHSKG from the coding sequence TATGCTTAATTTTCAAGAGAAACCAGATACAGCATGGTCCATTTTGgttgaacaaatttggaataggtttattttgcaacattgtgcttgttgtttGGGCTATATTTACGACGATATTTTATAATTTCCCATCAGTGATGCCCGTTGATGCAGGAAATATGAATTATTCTTCAGCCGTGTTTGGTGTTGTGTTTgtgattttcttttgtgatTGGATTATACGTGGCCGGAAGGAATTTATTGACATAGAAGAGAGGGAGAGATATAAGGATGACTTGACGAATGAATTATCGAATCAAGTGTCAAGAATAGAAGTGTTAATGTCTCATCCTCACAGCAAGGGTTGA
- a CDS encoding Zcf9 transcription factor (transcription factor with zinc cluster DNA-binding motif) has translation MTAKQVTKPPSITVPNLNPGAARTTNKPRTKSRNGCITCKKKRLKCDESKPTCLNCNKKNIVCGGYVTNFKWKSFNDSKPTIGEKSLKKHLQLASYSVIGKSIEDIAKESDLISKGLNPTGSESSTGKGKRRFSAGTSIASPVQSPLITRSYSDTYPIQDIHNLRHKASTYSGTETVFEPPIKEMNSDTHSILSPTFENIMNPITIDKNKDPDFNISLTPSLSAILNFALNMEEIDIPSVETMSPLTLNQSQDLSSTSSPVCEVNKSLVKTSEQEQLLHFYSEYTSGVMSIKNGFHENPWRNLLVPLATRYSCLFNSIAAMTLFHLAGSHGIVSSTGELRSRAQKYMKRCILELASGLSKMENGGEVDFPADIALATCLNLAVCETWDVSTSSGIAHLKGAKTMINKILALLREHQESVRKKYMPHDGSNFRQEGFLQLKSKLVLIDQFEYEKMVHDCTTKSTSLIVPKPIQILFNTWIYFSVIAQMTTDTNYDEKGVDLVATITSMISNDKLKDGHGSPSPSDLSDSSDKVYTFFEEFDAFNYDSEIIDPLLGCGQSLFCIIGKVAALVSKIRKTKASENWKKRNSLNTITQASELRQLLLEWKSTVNANMIKNEEESVSKTWDLSSCIATAEAYRYAALLFLHQAVPEIPSLSSHELAEKIFILLASIPKSSNTSVVHIFPLLVASCEAEIGEEREWCKSRWKLLVDRMWIGNVDRALEVVEEVWKRKDALAVSCNNGTMNNDTTKETSPSNYHHPLNGLMSVVNNEYANFMNNSDSNGIESKVHWSNVMKEWGWEVLLG, from the coding sequence ATGACAGCAAAGCAAGTCACCAAACCTCCATCCATTACTGTTCCCAACTTAAACCCCGGAGCTGCCAGGACGACAAACAAACCACGCACCAAATCTAGGAATGGGTGCATTACTtgtaagaaaaaaagactCAAATGTGACGAATCGAAACCGACATGTTTAAATTGCAATAAGAAGAATATAGTTTGTGGAGGTTACGTAACCAACTTCAAATGGAAGCTGTTCAATGATTCAAAGCCTAcaattggtgaaaaatcGCTAAAGAAACACCTACAACTAGCAAGTTATTCCGTAATTGGAAAAAGCATTGAGGATATAGCGAAGGAGAGTGATCTAATTTCCAAGGGGTTAAATCCAACTGGACTGGAGAGTAGCACTGGTAAAGGGAAACGAAGATTTAGTGCTGGGACATCAATCGCTAGTCCAGTTCAAAGCCCACTTATTACAAGATCTTATAGTGATACATATCCCATTCAAGATATACATAATCTAAGGCACAAGGCCAGTACTTATTCAGGGACGGAAACAGTCTTTGAACCGCCAATTAAAGAAATGAATAGTGATACCCATTCAATCCTTTCTCctacttttgaaaatatcatGAACCCGATTACAATCgacaaaaataaagatcCCGACTTTAACATCAGTCTAACCCCATCCCTATCAGCCATATTAAATTTTGCCTTGAATAtggaagaaattgatataCCCTCGGTTGAGACAATGAGTCCTCTAACCTTGAACCAATCTCAagatttatcatcaacttcatctcCAGTATGTGAGGTTAACAAATCTTTGGTAAAAACATCGGAACAGGAGCAGCTTCTTCACTTCTACTCAGAATATACATCGGGGGTGATGTCTATCAAAAATGGTTTTCATGAAAATCCCTGGAGAAATTTGCTCGTTCCATTAGCAACGAGGTACAGTTGTCTATTCAATTCGATAGCGGCAATGACTCTTTTCCATTTAGCTGGCTCGCATGGTATAGTCTCATCAACGGGAGAGCTACGCTCAAGAGCTCAAAAGTATATGAAAAGGTGTATATTGGAACTTGCAAGTGGATTGTCCAAGATGGAAAATGGTGGGGAAGTTGACTTTCCTGCTGATATAGCATTAGCAACCTGCTTGAACTTGGCTGTGTGTGAAACCTGGGATGTTCTGACATCTAGTGGTATTGCTCACTTGAAAGGGGCAAAGACTATGATTAACAAAATCTTGGCATTGTTGAGGGAGCATCAAGAGTCAGTTCGAAAAAAATATATGCCACATGATGGATCCAATTTTCGTCAAGAGGGCTTCTTGCAGTTAAAGAGTAAGTTGGTATTGATCGATCAGTTTGAGTACGAAAAGATGGTTCATGATTGTACAACCAAGAGCACTTCTTTGATTGTACCCAAGCCCATTCAAATTCTATTCAATACTTGGATATATTTCCTGGTGATTGCACAGATGACCACCGATACAAATTACGATGAGAAAGGAGTAGACTTGGTGGCAACCATAACTTCAATGATTCTGAATGATAAACTCAAAGATGGCCATGGATCTCCATCTCCATCTGATCTCAGTGATTCGTCCGATAAAGTATACACAttttttgaagaatttgatgcTTTCAATTACGACTCAGAGATTATTGATCCATTGTTGGGATGTGGTCAATCGTTGTTTTGCATAATAGGTAAAGTGGCTGCATTGGTTTCCAAAATACGAAAAACAAAGGCCAGTgagaattggaaaaagagaaaCTCTTTGAATACAATCACTCAGGCTTCGGAGTTGCGTCAACTTCTTTTAGAATGGAAATCGACTGTTAATGCAAATATGATCaagaatgaagaagagagtGTGTCTAAAACCTGGGATTTATCAAGTTGTATTGCCACAGCAGAAGCTTATCGTTATGCAGCATTACTTTTCCTACATCAAGCTGTCCCAGAGATTccttcattatcatcacATGAGCTTGCGGAGAAAATATTTATTCTTTTGGCGTCAAtaccaaaatcatcaaatactaGCGTTGTCCATATCTTCCCCCTCTTGGTAGCATCTTGTGAAGctgaaattggtgaagaaaGAGAGTGGTGTAAGTCTAGGTGgaagttgttggtggatAGAATGTGGATTGGCAATGTTGATCGTGCATTGGAAGTTGTTGAGGAAGTTTGGAAGAGAAAAGACGCACTAGCAGTGAGCTGCAACAATGGCACGATGAACAACGATACTACTAAAGAGACTTCTCCAAGTAACTATCACCACCCATTAAATGGTTTGATGTCTGTGGTCAACAATGAGTATGCCAATTTTATGAACAACTCTGATTCCAATGGCATTGAGTCAAAAGTTCATTGGAGTAATGTCATGAAAGAATGGGGCTGGGAGGTACTTTTAGGATAG